In Candidatus Dadabacteria bacterium, the DNA window CGGTTCTTAACTGGGGCAGGTTCTCCGGAGACTTCAGGTACAAGGTTCTGAAGCCGATGTTCGTCAATTTTCTGATGGCAACAAACGTGTTCGACATGCCCGCGTCCCTGTTTGCCCGGTATCTGGAGTTCTTTGATATAGAAACCTCAACACCAATGCAAACATGGGAGATGGGCACACGGCGCATATACGAGGAAATGTCAGCCGGATTTCGGGACAAGATATACCTGAACAGGCCCGTGAAGAAAGTGTATCGGCGTGCATCCGGTGTGGTCATTGAAGATGAAAATGGAACCACGGAGACATTTGACGATGTGGTCTTTGCGTGCAACGCGAACCAGACATTGATGATTCTGGACAATCCGACCTTACTGGAGAGTTTTCTTCTTTCTTCGATTCGTTACGAGAGCGAATTGCACAACCATACGATTGTCCATTCGGATGCCTCAGTTCTCCCGGACAACGCTGTCAAGCCCCTCGAAACCCGGAGCAACCACATTGAACAGTACGGTGTGAGACCCGATAACTATGAAATTACCTACATCATGCACAACCAACAACCCTGGGCAAATAAATCGGACAAGCCATGCCTGGTGACCTACAACCCGATCAGTCGTATCAACGAAGAAAAAATCGTAAAGAAATGGTGGTTTCAGCATATCGTACACGATGTGTTTCACGTAGCTTTTCTGGTTAATCTGTTTGGTTTCGTTCAGGGCAGGAAAAGAACCTGGCACTGTGGTGCTCATACTCTGATCAACAGTCAAGAGACATGTTTTGTTTCCGGCCTCGTTACGGCAAGACAACTTGGAGCAGACTATCCGTTTCAGGATTCCGAAGCGAGGAAGTGGTTTAACTTCTACGGACGTATGATGTACGGATGGCGCCTCAGAAAGGCGTAAAACAGCCCCGGCAAGTCGTCAGTAGTCGTCATCGTCATCGTCGGATTCATTGAGGTTATCGAGGGCCTCGACCGCTTCGATGTGCAGTATCCGTTCGTAAGCGTCCTTCGCCGGTAACCCGATGGAGCGCATCAGCAGATTCCGCGCCTTCTCCTGGTATTTAAAATCTTCCAGCGCTATTAAGCCGAGTGCGTACTGCAGAGACACAGCTTTTGCATTGGGAGCCAGGGCAAGAGCCCTTTCGAAGGAAGCAATGGCATCCTTTTTCCGCGCACCGTAGACGGTGCGGGCCATGAACGAACCCATTGCGCCAACCAATTCCGAATGCCACCGCCCCAGGCTGAGATGTGCCGCCACCAATTTGGGATTAATTCGAAGCGCGGTTTCCGTGGATTCGCGTATTTTTTCCGCCTCTCCCGCTGCTTCGAATATGCCTACAGTCTCCGCACGCCGTCCGATAGCACGCGCCAGCTGCAGATGGGCATCCGCATTATTGGGATTGGAGATAACCGCCTTCCTTGCCAGCGTTACGGCGCGCTCAAGCAACTCTTTCTTCTCGCCTTCTTTGGCAATGTAGTTGGCGTGGACTGACAGCGACTCTGCAGAGAGCGCGAACCCCTGTGAAGTCCCGAGGCTTTCACTGATCCGGGCTGCCTCGGCGAATCGCCCCTGTGTATAGGCCGCCTTTGCCTCGTCAATGGTTTTTGCGTGGGCGACACCGATTGGCGGCAGGACGTATACAAAAGCCAAGCAGCAGAAAAAAAACAGGCATACAGTATTAACCGGATAGTGTTTATTGCAACTGTTCATTTTAACGGCTCCAGAGTAATTGGGGTCTGCCAGAAAACCGAACGTTCGTACACATTATGTAGCGTACCAACCACAAGAGTTATATTCAAATCTGGTATGCGGAAGTTATTCCTAAATGCGTTTGCCATAAAACAACTGCGGTTTCCGTGGATTTCTTAGTGTTCGACACAGGTATTTTGCCGAGTCAAGTATATGATTCCCTGTACATAACTTAGTGTAATCAGGTATATAATTACCGATTTAGCAATTAAATTAGGCCCTAAATGGCAAGGTAGGTTCTGAATGGACGACGGCAAAATCCGAATTTTAGTTGTCGATGATGAAATAGATTTAGAACAGCTTATGCTGCAGAGAATGCGGCGTGAAGTTCGCCGCGGTCGTTACGAATTCGAATTTGCACACAACGGTGTGGAGGCTCTCGAACGTCTACGCAACGACGACGGGTTCGATATTGTGCTGTCTGATATCAACATGCCCGTTATGGACGGGTTGACATTGTTGGCACAGATACCGGACGTAGACCCTGATATTCGTGCCGTAATGGTCTCCGCATACGGCGATATGGAGAATATACGGACTGCCATGAACCGCGGGGCATTCGACTTCGTTACCAAGCCGATAGACTTCACGGACCTGAAGACTACAATTGAACGTACGATTGAAAACCTTGCTATGTGGCGTAAAGCACTGAGTGCGCGCGACAAACTCGTAACTCTCCAGAACGAGCTTGATGTGGCAAGGACAATGCAGCAGGACATTCTTCCGAAATCCTTTCCGACTTCTGAAACATTTGATCTGTACGCAAGCATGGTTCCGGCTCTTTCCGTAGGCGGCGACTTTTTCGATGTTTATGAATTTAGTGATGGCCGGGTTGGAGTTGCAATAGCTGATGTGTCGGGCAAAGGAGTGCCCGCGGCAATGTTCATGATGGCCAGTCGTACATTGTTGAAGGCTTGCGCGGCAATTTCCACCTCTCCAGCCGCCGTGCTGGAACAGGTAAATACGATGTTGGCGGAGGACAACGATGCCATGACATTCGTAACCCTGTTATATGGCATTTACGATCCTGGAACGAAAGAATTCGTCTACGCAAACGGCGGACATAATCCGCCAGTCATTGTCAAACCGAATCTGACAACTGAACTGTTGGAGTCAACGGGAGGAGTTGCTCTAGGCGTGATGCCGAATTTCAAATATGAGGAAAATACAGTCACCATCGAGTCGGGTTCCATGATCGTGTTCTACACTGACGGAGTAGTAGAAGCTGAAAAAAAAGATAAGGAATTATTCGAAATGGACAGGTTTTGTGAAATTTTCCAAAGCGGCACTTTCAAGAACTCCGAGGAAGTTACGAATGAGGTATTCGAGACGGTCAAAGAGTTCGCTGGTGAAAATCCCCAATCTGACGATATAACCTGTCTAGTTCTGCGGACAACATAATGGGTAAAGACGGTAAGATGCAAGCTTCACGTACGTTGATCGTTTCCAATCGGACGGAAGAAATCCAGACAATTGCAGTAGCGCTGGAGGAATTTTTTGAACAACAGGGTCTCCCCTCCGAATCGTTGTTTCCCACACAACTCTCCTTGGAGGAGATCTTCACTAACGTGGCCAGCTATGCGCATGATGATGATCAGGAACATGAAGTGGAAATTATATTCTCAAGAGAAGACGAAACCATAACTGTTGAGGTGCTGGATGACGGAGTTCCCTTTAATCCGCTAGAAGAGGCGCCGGAGCTTGATGTCGAAAGTTCGCTTGAAGACCGCCGTATTGGTGGAGCAGGAATAATGCTCGCAAAGCAACTGATGACGGAGTTGCGCTATCAACGCAACAGTGATCGTAATCATCTGACTATGATCAAGAAAATTTAGCAAAGATAAAATGCGGTTATTAAGCAGACTGTCTCTCAAAAAAGTGATTGCCGCCTCAATAGTTGCAATACTGGCAACCGCAGCATCGGGGGAAGCCCAACAGCAAACACACGCTGTGCCGGGCGTATACAGTGATCGCATTGTCTTTGGGCAGTCCGCCGCCTTCAGTGGTCCGGCCGGCAAACTTGGTAAAGGCATGCAAGCCGGCATTCTTTCCGCGTTTAAAGAGGTTAATGACCGGGGTGGCGTTAACGGACGTCGTCTGGAACTGCAATCAATGGATGACGCATACGAACCGGAAGCGGCAATTGTAAATACGCGGCGACTGATTGGTGAAAATGTTTTCGCACTCATCGGCGCAGTTGGCACTCCTACGTCCAAAGCTGCGGTACCCGTCGCGGAGGAACACGATGTACCTTACATAGCGCCTATGACCGGCGCGGAATTCCTGCGTGACAGCGCACTCCGGACAGTAATCAATCTTCGGGCTTCGTATTATCAGGAAACCGAGGAGATGGTAGAACGATTGACGACCGATCTCGGAATTAATCGCATCGCCATTCTCCATCAGGATGACTCATTCGGTCGTGCTGGTCTGAATGGAATCCTTCTTGCTCTTGAGCGTCGCAAACTTTCTGCTATCGAAACGGGAATATTTCCCCGCAATACTGTCGCGATAAAGACGGCCCTTCTTGATTTGCACGCTACCGGACCGGAAGCTGTGATTATTATTGGTCCCTACAAGCCAACTGCGACATTTATTAAGTGGGCGCGCCACATCGGTATGAATTCCATTTTTATGACACTTTCTTTCGTAGGCAGTAGTGCCTTGGCAAGCGAACTGGGTGATCAAGGGACCGGAGTTCTGGTTACCCAGGTGGTTCCTTTTCCAACCGGAAACACGGTGCCTGCCTCCGCTTCCTATCGTGCTGCGCTCAAGGCGTACGACCCGGCGGCAAAACCCGGATTTCTATCGTATGAAGGATATTTAGCAGGGCGTTTGGTTATCTATGTGTTAGATAATTGCGGCAAACAGGTTAACCGCGATTGCATCGACGCGGTGCTGCGGACTGGCAACAACATTAATTTGGATGGCTTCACCTTGCAATATAGCAAGAATGATAATCAAGGTTCAGACAGCGTGTTCCTGACGATTATTGGTCCTGATGGCCAGTATACGCCACTCACGTCTCTAACCTCCACGACGATACTGACCGACGGTTTGCATATACAAAAGAATTGAGATAAGCGGAATGTTTTCAAAACTCTGGAACCGAATTTCTACGCAACTTTATATAAGTTACGCAGGCGCCGTAGTACTCATCATCATCGTCAGTTTGATGGCTCTTTTCTTCCTTAGCCAAATCGGCAAAGTTCAGCAAACCGTTAATGAAAAGAACATACCCGAGATGACATCGGCGTTTGCAATTGCCCAGCAGACAGCCATGCTCGTCGCCGCTGCTCCCCGACTCACCGCGAGCACGCCTGAGCAGTTCAGGACCGTTGTCGGGACGGTCGACCTGCAGGCGGATGCATTTAAAACACAACTCTCGGCAATGATGGAAAACCAGGGAGAAAGCGAACAAGCGCGGCAGATTCAATCCGACGGGGTCGCCATAATCCAGAACATTGAGCGAATCAAACTGCTTGTCAGGAAACGTTTTGACCTTCGCGAGAGCAGTCTCAATCTCAGAGACGAGCTCCGGGGTATCCAAAGTAAAATAACGCCGATTATAATTAACGAAATAGACGATCAGATGTTCTATTTAATGACCGGACACCGGTCTCTTGATGCAGTACAATCTCCTCGCTCGGTTCATTTCTCCGAACCGGAATTCCTGATCTATCGTCGCCTGTTTGAACTCCGCGAAGCGGCTGTAGTCGCTTCACAGTTGCTCGCAACCACGTTTGTAGTGACCGATGCGGCCATGCTGCAGCCATTGCGAGAACGGTTTGAAGCCGCAGCCGGTAGCACCAGCCGATCTCTTGACGCGCTTGAGAAATACGAACAGGAGGGAGGCGACCTTCATGACCAGCTGTCTGGGATTTTCGAAGACCTGGTCTCATTCGGCAAAAGGGAAAACAACGGATTCGACCTGCGCAGTCGGGAACTTGCAGTTGACGATGAATTATCCGCCCTGCTTCTCAAGAATCAGGTTTTGGGAATTGACATCGTAGCGCGAGTAGAAAGCGTTGTAAACGATTCGAGCATAGCTGCAGGGGAGATGGCGAGCAAAGCGGCTGCAGTAACTGCCACCAGCACGAAGGTACTACTGGCTTTCAATATTGTTACTATAAGTGGTGGAATCTTGTTTGGATGGCTACTTGTACATCGTCGTCTGATTCAGCGTCTGGAGCGGATATCCAGTCAAATGCAAGAAATGGCTGATGGCAACCTGGAAATAGCCGTCGACACCAGAGGTAATGACGAAATCGCGCAATTAGCCAAGGCGCTTGAGGTGTTCCGATATAACGCACTGGAAGTACAGCGCCTTAATCTTGTAGAAACGCTCGCCAACCAGCTGCAAGAAAAAAACGAGGAACTGGCACATACTAACGAAGAGTTGGAACGGGCGCAGGACCAGATCGTGATGCGAGAGAAACTTGCTGCGCTTGGCCAGTTGACAGCCGGGGTCGCGCACGAAATCAAAAATCCAATGAACTTCATCATGAACTTCTCAGAGGTTTCACAAGAGCTGCTGGAAGAACTGCTGGAAGAGGTAGCCAAAATGGAGGCTAATGGGGAGGCGAAAGAGGAATACGATCCAGAGTTAGTCGAGGAAGTAGCCGAGGATTTGACAGGAAATCTGAAGCGCATTCACGAGCACGGAACTCGTGCGAACCGAATTATAACAGACATGCTCAAGATGGGCCGTGGTGGCGGGGAATGGCAACCAACTGACCTCAACATACTGCTTAACGACCATGCACTGCTCGCGTTCCACAGCGCTCGCGCCGCCGACCCTGACTTCCAGCTAGAAATCCAGGAAGACTACTCGCCGGATATAGGCGAGATCACGGTGCAACCGCAGGACATCGGCCGGGTTTTCCTAAATCTGGTAACCAATGCCTGCTATGCCGCGGATGAAAAACGAAAAATGCTGGCTGCTGCCGACGATGCGTCGAAGAAGGATTATCAACCAACGCTTAGTCTGAGTACGCGGTTGGTTGATGACCATATTGAGGTACATGTTCGTGACAATGGAACCGGCATTCCCGAATCTGCGTTGGAGCGTATCTTTAATCCGTTCTATACAACGAAGCCCACGGATAAGGGGACAGGCCTGGGATTATCGCTCTCCAACGACATAGTACGACAGCACGGTGGTGAGTTTCGCGTAGAAACGGAGGAAGGCGAATACACAGATATGATTGTTGTCTTGCCGCTTGACCCCGTAGCTAACCAAGTAACTGACACTTCAGGAGAAGGAGCAGAAGGCGAGGACCCGGCAACTGCTTCTTTGTAACAAGGTTTAACCCGTTATTGTAGCTATAGCATCGGAACGAGATTCGAGCACATTAATGATTTTGTCGAAACCCGCAATCTCGAAGATTTCTTTTATGGGACCGGGCAAGGAACACAGCATGAACCTCGTCTTTTTACCTTGAAGTGTTTTTGCAATAAGCAGAATTGAACGCAATCCCGCACTACTGATATAGGACAGCTTTTCAAGATCCAGAACGACGGGATTGTCAGAACCGCCAATTTCCTTGTCCAGATTTTCGTGGAACTCCTGCGCGTTCATACCATCAATCCGGCCAGCTACGCTTATTATCAGGACTCCATCAATCTGATCGGCCTGTAACTCAAGTTGGTTGTTTTGAGTGCTCATTCTCCACCAATAACAACAATCTATCTGACTATAGAGTAACAATCAAGATAGAACTTTTATATAGCAATAGCGAGCACAATGCCGGAATATTTCAGAGGACGCAACCCCAGGAATCCAGGATTGGGCAGGTGCTGCAGTTTTTCTACCTTGCGCAGCTAAACACACGTATCCGGGGATCGTAACGGCACGCGCGGCAAGCACGGTGCCAATCGGGCCTAATGGGGTTTGCGAGCCAGGAAACAGTACAGCGGCGTGAAGATACCGGTTTTACCACCATTGACATAGGCATCAGCGGTCTGGTCCAAGGATCGGAAGACTTCTGCGGAACCCTTCGGAAACAACCCAACCATTTCGGCCAGCTTTGATCCTGCGACCAACACTCTGCGGCCGTGGGGAAGCCTGAACAAGGCGCTACCCAACATCCCGTGTCGACTCTCTATGGGTTGATACCATGGTGTGGATGCCTCCCCCTCCGAGGCGCCCAGGTCCTTCCCCTCGATGATGTGGAACCCTGCCGCTTCAAGCGCTTGATTCACTTCCCCGAACGTGGCGATGTCCTTTAGTGCAATGCCGCGCTTGAGATCGCGCTTGAGGTCCCAGTGCCGGCTGTCATTCGGATCGAACTTGTCCGTCAGACACATTTCATGCCCCCAGAACAGGGCTCCGGGTTTCAGTACGCGGAATATCTCTTCGAACGCACCTTGCTTGTCCGGCGCATGGCACGTTGACTCGATGGCATAACCCCGGTCGAAAGTTGCGTCTTCAATGACGCTCATATCCATGAAGCTGCACGCTAGGTAATCGACCATGTGGTCGAGCCCCGCCTCGGCATTCAATTTTTTCGTCTTTTCCAACTGGATTTTGTTGATGTTGATCCCGACAACCCGGACACCGGCCTCACGAACGACACGGCGCATCGGGCCGCCGATTCCACAACCAACATCAACCACCGTCATGCCCTGCTGCAAATCCAGCTTGTCGATCATCAACCGCTGATAGCGGATTTTGGAGTCCTCCAGGGTCTCATTCGGCGCGAGAGGTGCGAAGTGCAGGGACTCACCCCAACTCCATACCATGAGCTCACTGTAAAGATCGTAGTAGTCTTTGACCAGTTGGGCGTGGTCGTAATCGCCCGAGTCAACGGCTTCGGGCGTCGCTCGCTCCATCCAACTCTCGAAGTCTTGCACGCGACGGGCGATGTTGGAACCCCGGTACGCATCCCTGAGTTTTTTCGGTAGCTTGCCTATATCCATGGCATGGTTTACCCCTTTCCCTCAGTTTTTTGGAGGGCGGAGATAGAGAACCCTGCTTCATGAGGATTCCCACTGAGATTATTCTCTTCCGTTCTCATCCATCCTTGGAAAAGTTTCAAAATTGGGCTCGAAATGCGTTACCCCGCTTTATCGTAGACCTTGGGGCGGCTTGATAACGGGCCAGTCAGAATAAGCCTGTCATTCCTGCCTACACCTTAATACAGACGGTCGCTCCTGTCAATACAAAGGAATCTTTGTATTAGTGATAAACCAATTGTCCGGTTTCTTAACAAATGAACTCAGACCGTGGGGATATCGAGAGAGAAGTCGTAAAAAAATGGACCGACCGTTAGAAACACGTGTGTTTTCTTGTGGAAGAGATGAAAAAGCCAATTCCCGGGATTGCATCCCCCAGAATATCCCGGTATTATTTTTTGTTGCGACATGAAAGTCCCATCTTGTTTGTCGCGCTATCATTATCCATTGTGTTCAGCAATATTGCACTGCCAAGGCGGATAGGGCCGGACATGGCAAAGTGAAGGGAAAATGCCAGATCTGAAACCTATACATATTGCGTAATTCTGCATGATCGTATGAACCTGGAATCTTGCATCTCAATGATCGTCACCCGCCGCTGGCTGACCATTGTGCTCTCTTTGCTTGTTATGCTGATCCTTGCTGCGGGAGCCACGCGCTTGATTGTGGTGGACGTAGATTTCCGCAACCACTTCAGTAAATCCGACCCACACCTCCTTGCACTCGAACAGCTTGAAGAGACATATGCGCTGTCCGATGTTGTATTGGTTGCCGTAGCGCCGCATAACGGCACCATTTTCACACGGGAAACGCTTGTTGCCATTGAAGAGATGACTAAGCAGCTTTGGCGCACCCCGTACGCCACCCGCGTCGACTCTATTTCAAACTATACGCACAGCGAGGGATTCGAAGATGAGCTGGTTGTTGAGCAGCTTATCGACGAAGCCAGTTCCCTGAGCGATACCGATATACAACGAATCATGGATATCGCGCTCGGCACTGAGGAAGTTGCCGGGCGATTCGTCTCCCGTGACGGACGAGTTGCAGGCCTGGTTGTCAGTATTATTCTTCCTGACGACAATAGGGAATTGGCCAAGCGAGAGGTCACCGACTACCTGTATGAAACTGTTGCCGACGCCGGGGAGAAATATACATCCACCGACTACCACCTTTTAGGTGGACTCATCCTCAATCGTGTCATAGGTGACGCGATTGACGATGAAACTGCCATCCTTGGGCCCATTGCTCTTGGAACCATGCTGCTTGTCGCCTTGATTCTGATACGTTCGATATGGGGGACACTTGCCATTGTGCTGATGATTACTGCCGTCATCCCATCCGCGCTGGGCTTTGCCGGGTGGACAGGCTTAAAGCTGTTTGGTGAAAGCGGTGCCGCAATGTTTGTACTGATGGCTGTGACCGTCGCTCACTCCGTGCACATTATTGAGGCAATGGCCGTGGGCTTACGCCAGGGCATGACGAGAACAGAGGCGGCAATCTATGCCGTGCGAGTGGACGTGTGGCCTATTTTCCTTACCTCGTTCACAACCGCAATCGGATTTCTGAGCCTGAATTTCGTAGATATGCCGCCGTTTAAGGTCATGGGCAACATCGTGGCGTTCGGTTCCGTGTGCGCTTTTGTCTTTTCGGTGACCCTGTTGCCCGCATTCCTGTCACTATTACCTATTCGTCCCCGGAAGATACGCGAAAACAAACAGGATTTTTTCGATCGTCTCGGCCGTTTTGTCATCTCCTATCGTACGATCCTTCTGTGCTCCTTTGGCATTATGACTGTCTTTCTGGTTGCCGGCATTTCCAAGATTGAACTTAGGGAGAACTGGCTTGAGGTTCTTGATGAGAGTTACGAGTTCCGGCGATCCGCGGATTTTCTGAGCGAGAATTTCCCTGGAGTGGAAACCTATGAGTACTCTCTGGATTCCGGCCGTGAAGGCGCCGTAACGGACATAGAATACCTAAAACAGGTCGAGTCGTTTGCGGACTGGTACCGGGAGCAACCGGAATTTGTCCATATCTTCTCAATTGCCGACATCATGAAGCGTCTGAACAAGAACCTGCATGGTGATAACCCGGATTACTACGTGCTTCCTGACGATCCCGAACTTGCTGCGCAGTATCTTTTGCTTTACGAATTCTCTCTTCCGGTAGGCCGTGACCTTAACAACCTGATCGACCATGACCGGAGGGCAACACGCGTAACGGTCTCAGTGAAAAGTATGTCCAGCAAGGAAAAGATTGATCTTGACGATCGTTCACGTGAGTGGCTGCGCCAAAATGCCCCCGGCATGGAAACCGGCGCTACGGGAATTTCGATTGTGGGGTCTCATTCGATTCAGAGGAATATTGAAAATATGCTGCAGGGCACTTTCGTGGCGATGGCCATCGTCTCCCTGCTGCTGTTCGCCATATTCAGAAGTATACGCTTGGGACTGATCAGTGTGATCCCCAATTTCATTCCGGCCGCCATAGCCATGGGACTGTGGGGGTATCTGGTGGGAGAGGTAGGAGTTCCGGCGGCGGTCGTCACCGCTATAGCATTCGGCATCATCGTGGACGACACGATCCACTTCATGACAAAATACACGGATAGCAGAAAAGCGGGGAAACTGCCTTCGGAGTCCGTTCAGATTGCCTTTCGCCTAGTGGGCAGGGCACTGTTTACAACTACCGTAGTGTTTGGTCTGGGCTTTATGGTGTTCGGAGCATCCGGGGTGGTTGGAAACCAAGTGCTTGGTCTTTTAGTGGGAATAACGGTAATTATCGCTCTACTGGCAGATTTTTTCTTTCTTCCACCACTTCTGATGCTACTTGACGAGACCAAGGAAACCACCGAGGAGATCAGGGAGCGATTAAGGGGCTCAACCGCATAGATCGCAAAGATTCCACTGTGCGACATGGAAAAGCTGAATAGTATGCCGAAATCGGCATAAACATCCCTGCATACCTTTACGGATTATAATACTGACCATCGGGATAGAACTGCCTGCAGTAGCGCCGATACTTCCCGATATCGCCGTCAACACTGCAAAGCCTCGGAAGTGACCGATGTTTCAGATTTTTCCAGATGACTACATCCTGCATGACGTCATGCTCCTGGGATGAAATGAGGACCTTGTTCATGAGGCGGGTCCTGAGTCCCACGGGAAGGAGCCGCAGCCCGTGGCCCACTCCCTTCGGATTACGAAGTTGTCGCACTTGGCTCACCAGCGTCAGTTCAATAAATTTGCCATCAGTCGGTGTTGAAAGCACCCACAGGCGGGTGTCCATGTTGATCGAATGTTCGTGAACCTCGACAAGTGAATAGCCAAGCCCGTGTATGCTGGCGACCGCAGAAACGTCGTACTCGAAAAGCTTGATGCCGGCAACCGTAAGGTTACGTTTGAAGTTAAAGGAGTTCCTGAGGAAGGAGCCGTCAATCGATACCGAACCGACAATGTTCACGCTGTTGTAGTGGTGCACATAGTTAAGGTGTGCGACATCCACGGAGTTCTCGGTAGTTTCCTGGGGATGTCCCGGGAAACGGAGGTGGCAGAATTCCATCCCGCCCCAGTCGGTATCCGTTGTGGAAATTTCGGGCAGGTGCCATTGAGGTTCTCGACCGCCGCTGCCCCACCAACCAAAAATGAGACCCTCTATCTCTCGTGTCTCGAACACCTTCAGCTTGGCGGTTTTTGGCGGAGGAGCAAAGGGTGTCGCCACGCATTGACCGCTCACATCAAACTCGAAACCGTGAAAAGGACACACTAGGGAACCGTTGCGCACCTTCCCCCCTGCCTCAGGACCAAGATCGGCTCCAAGATGCGGACAGACCGCCTCAGCAACACAAACGTTCCCTTCCCCGTTGGACCAGACAACAATCTGTTCTCCAAGCCAGGTTCTCTTCAGGAGTCCCTTTTTTTCAATCATCTTGCGGCTGGCGACGAAATACCAGCCTTCCGGAAATGGGTAAAGCAAGGATTCATCCTTGCGCACGTTTGAGTTTGGATTCATTTGCTGTTACTCCGCTTATCCAGCGTTAAGTATCAGAAATGCATTTGCATTAGCCTCAGGGAATTATATATCTAAACAGAAAAAGTGTAAACACACTGCTCTCTCCCATCGTTTTGCCTGCCTTTTGTGTCTGGCTCAATGCACGGCCAGTCTGTTCTCTTAACACAAGCCCATAACTTGTCATTACGAAATGTTTTGGTTGCAGACAAAATGGCACCCGTCCAGCCAGGTTGATCTTGAAGTTGCATCTTTCATTAAATACTATACTAGCGTTGGTGGTAATCGGTCGTTGTTACAGAATTCTTAATAGTGAGTTTCCGCACGGAAGAACTTCCGTAAACTCATGGGAGAGGCGGGAGACCTTGAAGTTTTCGGGGCCAAGTTTCCCAGAATGCAGATGTTGACGGTTCAGAATATCATAGAGGGGAAAAGAGAGAGGCAGATGCCTCTGCTTCCGTGAACTATGGAAAATCTTAGATACATAATCAGTTACCTATTGGGATTTGCGGTTATTGCTCTTGTGGTGGTCTTGATAATACTCGGCGGTGTTAGTCTAGTTCGCTGGATTTCTGGGTAATTAAAGGGTTAAGTCCATAGCTACTTATTGCGGAGAATAATCCCTTTATAGGGAAAACCTGCCATGCAGCTCCGCAAATTACTGAACAGACTGAAGGCCGCGTACAGGGGGTCGAGGGCATACCTTAGGGAGTTAATAAACTGCGCGTCTTGCAATTTCTTTAAGCATCTGCCTGAAAATAACCCAGTGAGTGGGGTAAAGACCATACCAATAGATCAGGCCACCTAGGCCCAGGGGTCGGAAAACTGCTGTCTGCGTTATTCGACTGCCCCCTTCAGCGGGCTCGACTTCAAACTGAACAAAAGACTTACCGAAAAGAATACATAATAAATATAAATAAAAATTTTTGATATTCACAAACCCCCTGTAAATAAAGGCGATTGTGTGTTTTTGTAACTTCAAACTGAAGCCACGCCTGACCGGGCAACCTCATTTCCGCTCTCAGGCTCAGCAGCCGATTCTCTTCATACGCCTCAACACGCCAGAAATCCAGAGGATCACCCGGGCGCAAGTCGGTCGGATGCCGCCTGCCCCTCCGCATGCCTACTCCGCCCACCAGCAGATCAACCAGGCCGCGCAGATACCAGATCCAGGTGGCAAAATACCAGCCCTGCTCTCCGCCAATGCGCCGTATGGGCGCAAAGGCCCGCGGGGGGTCCACGTTGACGA includes these proteins:
- a CDS encoding NAD(P)-binding protein — its product is MVSVMNETEDTGKMRKVAIIGGGVSGLGVAWALDRHPDLFEFRIFEAQSQLGGNAITADMPQEDGTSIPFDISVTACIPSAYHHMVLFLEQHGIDLLDTKFNYSVKYRGEIYAHDFDSDIRSQLQPEIAKFQKLLKRLKWFGRLNHSRSRLLNALNPFNYISMGAVLNWGRFSGDFRYKVLKPMFVNFLMATNVFDMPASLFARYLEFFDIETSTPMQTWEMGTRRIYEEMSAGFRDKIYLNRPVKKVYRRASGVVIEDENGTTETFDDVVFACNANQTLMILDNPTLLESFLLSSIRYESELHNHTIVHSDASVLPDNAVKPLETRSNHIEQYGVRPDNYEITYIMHNQQPWANKSDKPCLVTYNPISRINEEKIVKKWWFQHIVHDVFHVAFLVNLFGFVQGRKRTWHCGAHTLINSQETCFVSGLVTARQLGADYPFQDSEARKWFNFYGRMMYGWRLRKA
- a CDS encoding SpoIIE family protein phosphatase, encoding MDDGKIRILVVDDEIDLEQLMLQRMRREVRRGRYEFEFAHNGVEALERLRNDDGFDIVLSDINMPVMDGLTLLAQIPDVDPDIRAVMVSAYGDMENIRTAMNRGAFDFVTKPIDFTDLKTTIERTIENLAMWRKALSARDKLVTLQNELDVARTMQQDILPKSFPTSETFDLYASMVPALSVGGDFFDVYEFSDGRVGVAIADVSGKGVPAAMFMMASRTLLKACAAISTSPAAVLEQVNTMLAEDNDAMTFVTLLYGIYDPGTKEFVYANGGHNPPVIVKPNLTTELLESTGGVALGVMPNFKYEENTVTIESGSMIVFYTDGVVEAEKKDKELFEMDRFCEIFQSGTFKNSEEVTNEVFETVKEFAGENPQSDDITCLVLRTT
- a CDS encoding ATP-binding protein; the encoded protein is MGKDGKMQASRTLIVSNRTEEIQTIAVALEEFFEQQGLPSESLFPTQLSLEEIFTNVASYAHDDDQEHEVEIIFSREDETITVEVLDDGVPFNPLEEAPELDVESSLEDRRIGGAGIMLAKQLMTELRYQRNSDRNHLTMIKKI
- a CDS encoding ABC transporter substrate-binding protein, giving the protein MSLKKVIAASIVAILATAASGEAQQQTHAVPGVYSDRIVFGQSAAFSGPAGKLGKGMQAGILSAFKEVNDRGGVNGRRLELQSMDDAYEPEAAIVNTRRLIGENVFALIGAVGTPTSKAAVPVAEEHDVPYIAPMTGAEFLRDSALRTVINLRASYYQETEEMVERLTTDLGINRIAILHQDDSFGRAGLNGILLALERRKLSAIETGIFPRNTVAIKTALLDLHATGPEAVIIIGPYKPTATFIKWARHIGMNSIFMTLSFVGSSALASELGDQGTGVLVTQVVPFPTGNTVPASASYRAALKAYDPAAKPGFLSYEGYLAGRLVIYVLDNCGKQVNRDCIDAVLRTGNNINLDGFTLQYSKNDNQGSDSVFLTIIGPDGQYTPLTSLTSTTILTDGLHIQKN